The DNA segment CTCATCCCGATCGTGTAGGCGTCGGGAAAGCCGAGACAAAGCTTGCCACGCAGCGCCGAGTGATCCTTGACGACGATGTTTCGCTCGCCGCCGACGTACTGGGCAGGAGCCTGGACGTGGGGCCAAACACGAGATTCAAGCAGTCGGCGTCGGTGGTGGTTGATCATGGTTCTTTGCGGGTGTCCAAAAAAGGAACGATCGGCAGTGACGATCAGGCAGGAACAATCGGGACGGCAGCGAACAGGGCGTTAAACGAAAGCGATTTTGTGGTTAGAGTGTGTCCTAACAGCCCCAGTCAATGCAAGGCAAAGAGAAAAGGTGAATGACGGTGAGTGAATTTGAAGTGGTCGGAAAGGTCAGCGATTTCGAAGACAACGTCGGCCAAGCGGTCCCCGTCGACGGCCGGATGGTGGCGGTTTTCCGCAAAGGCGACGATTGGTACGCGATCGATGACCTATGCCCCCACATGGGTGCATCGTTGGCCGAAGGTCACGTCGACGACAAGACGGTGACGTGTCCGTGGCACGCGTGGCGTTTCTGTATCAAAGACGGAACTTGGGAGGATAACCCGCGAGTCAAAGTCGAAACGTTCGAAGTCAAAATCGAAGGCGACGACGTGATGGTGCGAGAAATCGAACAAGCCAAGTCAGACGACGCCAGCGACGACTGATGCAATCGAGCCAACTGGTGCCAGCACCAAATTGCTGGCACTTCCCTGCCGTTGGTGCAAACCGCAACGATATTTTTGGATAGCCGTTTCAGACTACCAAGTCTCGCCACGCAGCCTGGCGATTTCCATCGCGTCTTTGTCGCCGCGTCCGGATAGGCAAACGACCAAGTGTTCCTTGGGGGACATTTCCGCTGCGATCGTCATCGCTTTTGCGATAGCATGCGAAGTCTCAAGTGCCGCGATGATTCCTTCGGTACGAGCCAGCTTGTCGAACGCCGCCATCGCAGCGTCATCAACGCACTCCACGTAATCGACTCGCCCGGTGTCTTTCCAATAACTGTGTTCGGGCCCGACGCCGGGGTAATCGAGTCCCGCGCTCATCGAGTGAACGTCACAGGTCTGGCCGTCGTCGTCTTGCATCACGTAGCTGTAACTGCCGTGCAGCACGCCGGGGCGACCGAACGTCAACGGCGATGCGTGATCCCCTGGATCATGCCCGCGACCGCCTGCTTCGACGCCGACCAAACGCACGCCTTCGTCTTCAACAAAGGGATAGAACATTCCCGCGGCGTTCGAGCCGCCACCGACACACGCAACCACGCAATCGGGCAACCGCTCGAATGAATCACGGCACTGTTCACGAGTCTCGCGGCCGATGATCGCTTGAAAATCGCGAACCATCATAGGGAATGGATGCGGACCGATCACGCTGCCGATGATGTAGTGAGTGTTCTCGACTGACGACATCCAGTCTCGCATCGCTTCATTGACGGCGTCACGCAAAGTTTTCGAACCACTTTCGACCGGACAAATGTCAGCGCCCATCAACTTCATGCTGAACACGTTTGGCTTTTGTCGGCGAATGTCTTCGCTGCCCATGTAGACCGTGCAAGGCAATCCAAAGTGAGCACAGGCTGTCGCGGTGGCAACACCGTGCTGGCCGGCGCCGGTTTCGGCAATCACGCGAGTCTTACCCATCCGCAAGGTCAACAACGCCTGGCCGATTGTATTGTTGATTTTGTGGGCACCGGTGTGGTTGAGGTCTTCACGTTTTAGCCAGATCTGGGCACCGCCAACATCCTCGCTCATCCGCTTGGCGTGATAAAGCGGGCTAGGCCGGCCGACAAATGTCTTCAACAGGCCAGCAAGTTCGCGTTGAAATTCGGGGTCCTTCTTTGCCTTTTCGTATTCCTCGGAGAGCTGTTCGAGCGCGCGGGTCAACGTTTCGGGCACAAATCGACCGCCAAATTCGCCAAACCGGCCCTGGGCGTCGGGAACGGATGC comes from the Rubripirellula reticaptiva genome and includes:
- the nirD gene encoding nitrite reductase small subunit NirD: MSEFEVVGKVSDFEDNVGQAVPVDGRMVAVFRKGDDWYAIDDLCPHMGASLAEGHVDDKTVTCPWHAWRFCIKDGTWEDNPRVKVETFEVKIEGDDVMVREIEQAKSDDASDD
- the trpB gene encoding tryptophan synthase subunit beta; the protein is MSTSASSEHATASVPDAQGRFGEFGGRFVPETLTRALEQLSEEYEKAKKDPEFQRELAGLLKTFVGRPSPLYHAKRMSEDVGGAQIWLKREDLNHTGAHKINNTIGQALLTLRMGKTRVIAETGAGQHGVATATACAHFGLPCTVYMGSEDIRRQKPNVFSMKLMGADICPVESGSKTLRDAVNEAMRDWMSSVENTHYIIGSVIGPHPFPMMVRDFQAIIGRETREQCRDSFERLPDCVVACVGGGSNAAGMFYPFVEDEGVRLVGVEAGGRGHDPGDHASPLTFGRPGVLHGSYSYVMQDDDGQTCDVHSMSAGLDYPGVGPEHSYWKDTGRVDYVECVDDAAMAAFDKLARTEGIIAALETSHAIAKAMTIAAEMSPKEHLVVCLSGRGDKDAMEIARLRGETW